One part of the Thermodesulfobacterium commune DSM 2178 genome encodes these proteins:
- a CDS encoding J domain-containing protein: MSRTKKWEKIEEARRILNLPKKTTRKEIKEAYHRLVKKHHPDVGGDNSTIKKINEAYALLMEYCDNYLINLEPNDNILNPEDWWFEHFGEDPIWGKGG; this comes from the coding sequence ATGAGTCGAACGAAAAAATGGGAAAAAATTGAAGAGGCAAGAAGGATTTTAAACCTACCTAAAAAAACTACGAGAAAAGAAATTAAAGAAGCTTACCATCGTTTGGTCAAAAAACACCATCCCGATGTTGGGGGAGATAATTCTACGATAAAAAAAATAAATGAAGCCTATGCCCTTCTTATGGAATATTGTGATAATTACTTGATAAATTTAGAACCTAATGATAATATACTTAATCCAGAAGATTGGTGGTTCGAGCATTTTGGAGAGGATCCTATTTGGGGTAAGGGAGGTTAG
- a CDS encoding aspartate kinase, with translation MLIVQKYGGTSVANIERIKKVAERVIKYKKEGHDLVVVVSAMAGETDRLINLAKEITPNPPLRELDLLVSTGEQVTSALLAITLQSMGFDSVAFLGYQIPIYTTNLFTKAKIKEIKVDKIKKELNQGKIVVVAGFQGVTEEGDITTLGRGGSDTTAVALAAALKADLCEIYTDVEGVYTADPRVVSNARKLKKISYEEMLEMASSGAKVLEMRSVELAMIYKVNLVVKSSFTEAEGTLITEEDEEMEKVLVSGITYSRNEARISIYGVPDKPGIAAQIFSPIGEKGIIVDMIIQTVHPDNKADITFTVPRTDYSQALEIVKEVAKKLKAERVEGDDKIAKVSIVGAGMRTHSGVATKMFETLAKHGINIMMISTSEIKISCVIDEKYTELAVRALHEAFQLDQENIKEEKTFIKRPKKTK, from the coding sequence ATGTTAATAGTTCAAAAATACGGTGGAACCTCGGTAGCTAACATAGAAAGGATTAAAAAAGTAGCAGAGAGGGTAATCAAGTATAAAAAAGAAGGGCATGACCTGGTGGTGGTAGTTTCTGCGATGGCAGGAGAAACAGACCGATTGATCAATTTAGCCAAAGAGATCACCCCAAATCCTCCTCTAAGGGAGTTAGACCTTTTAGTTTCCACTGGAGAACAGGTTACCTCAGCTTTATTAGCCATAACCCTTCAAAGCATGGGATTTGACTCAGTGGCTTTTTTAGGTTACCAAATACCTATCTACACCACCAACCTTTTTACCAAAGCCAAAATAAAGGAGATCAAGGTAGATAAAATAAAAAAAGAACTTAACCAGGGGAAAATCGTAGTAGTAGCAGGTTTCCAGGGGGTCACTGAAGAAGGAGATATAACTACCCTTGGAAGGGGTGGTTCTGATACCACTGCAGTAGCTTTAGCTGCTGCACTAAAGGCTGACCTTTGCGAGATTTACACAGACGTTGAGGGTGTATACACTGCTGACCCACGTGTAGTAAGTAATGCTCGTAAGCTTAAAAAGATATCCTATGAAGAGATGCTTGAAATGGCAAGCAGTGGAGCTAAAGTTTTAGAAATGCGGTCTGTAGAATTAGCCATGATATATAAAGTAAATTTAGTAGTAAAATCAAGTTTTACAGAAGCAGAGGGAACCTTAATAACCGAGGAGGATGAAGAGATGGAAAAGGTGTTAGTATCAGGTATAACCTACAGCAGGAATGAAGCGCGTATAAGCATATATGGGGTTCCAGATAAACCAGGCATTGCAGCTCAGATCTTTAGCCCTATAGGAGAAAAGGGTATTATTGTGGACATGATCATTCAAACGGTGCACCCTGACAATAAAGCTGATATTACCTTTACTGTCCCGAGAACAGACTATTCTCAAGCCTTAGAAATAGTAAAAGAGGTGGCTAAAAAACTAAAGGCTGAGAGAGTAGAAGGGGATGATAAAATCGCTAAAGTTTCTATCGTCGGAGCTGGTATGCGTACCCATTCAGGAGTAGCAACCAAGATGTTTGAAACTTTGGCCAAACATGGTATTAATATTATGATGATTTCTACCTCTGAAATCAAGATCTCCTGCGTGATCGACGAAAAATATACCGAACTTGCAGTAAGAGCTTTACATGAAGCTTTTCAATTAGACCAAGAAAATATAAAAGAGGAAAAGACTTTTATAAAAAGACCTAAAAAAACTAAATAA
- the cimA gene encoding citramalate synthase, with the protein MKRVEIYDTTLRDGSQAEEVNFSLEDKIRIALKLDEFKIDYIEGGWPGSNPKDFQFFKEIKDYHLKHAKIVAFGSTYHPKKSPETDEIFKQLLQVKVPVVTIFGKSWTIHVKEALKISLEENLELIGNSIRYLKPHVEKVFFDAEHFFDGFKADPQYALAVLKKAKEAGADSLILCDTNGGTLPHEIGTIITQVKKELGEDLVFGIHAHNDSECAVANSLEAVRLGATQVQGTINGIGERCGNANLCSIIPNLVLKMGYSCSCAEMLYKLTEVSKYVFEIANLSHPPRLPFVGRSAFAHKGGVHVSAVLKSPSTYEHIDPVLVGNTRRVLVSELSGKSNIIYKAKELGIDLELDSPLLSKIVEEIKKLEANGFEFEAAEASLELLIYRLMGEPKQYFELLSYKVLDLKSYKHEAQSEATVIVRVPPGVGEVEHTAALGNGPVNALDNALRKALERFYPQIKEMELEDYKVRVLPGLPGTSSKVRVFILSKSKDKKWGTVGVSTDILEASCQALIDSYTYKLFLDKRKK; encoded by the coding sequence ATGAAAAGAGTTGAAATATACGATACTACCTTAAGAGATGGCAGTCAAGCTGAAGAGGTTAATTTTTCTTTAGAAGACAAAATAAGGATAGCCCTGAAACTTGATGAGTTTAAAATAGACTACATAGAAGGTGGATGGCCTGGTTCTAACCCCAAAGATTTTCAGTTTTTTAAAGAAATAAAAGACTACCATCTTAAACATGCCAAAATAGTTGCCTTTGGAAGTACCTATCATCCTAAAAAATCTCCAGAAACAGACGAAATTTTTAAACAGCTTTTACAGGTGAAAGTACCTGTAGTTACCATCTTTGGTAAATCCTGGACCATACACGTAAAGGAAGCTTTAAAAATTTCTTTAGAAGAGAATTTAGAGCTCATCGGCAATTCTATCAGATACCTTAAACCTCATGTCGAAAAAGTTTTCTTTGATGCAGAGCACTTTTTTGATGGATTCAAAGCAGATCCTCAGTATGCTTTAGCCGTTCTTAAAAAAGCCAAAGAAGCAGGAGCAGATTCCTTAATTCTTTGCGATACCAATGGGGGTACCCTTCCCCATGAGATCGGAACAATTATTACCCAGGTAAAAAAAGAATTAGGCGAGGACTTAGTTTTTGGGATACATGCTCATAACGATTCTGAGTGTGCTGTAGCCAACAGTTTAGAAGCTGTAAGATTGGGAGCCACCCAAGTTCAAGGGACGATAAACGGTATAGGAGAAAGGTGTGGTAATGCCAACCTCTGTTCTATCATACCTAACCTAGTCCTTAAGATGGGATATAGCTGTAGTTGTGCCGAAATGCTTTATAAACTTACAGAGGTTTCTAAATATGTCTTTGAGATAGCAAATCTTTCTCATCCTCCAAGGCTTCCATTTGTAGGTCGTTCTGCTTTTGCCCATAAAGGAGGAGTACATGTTTCTGCGGTGTTGAAGTCCCCTTCAACTTATGAACATATAGACCCGGTACTTGTGGGGAACACCAGAAGAGTCTTAGTTTCAGAACTTTCTGGTAAAAGCAACATCATCTATAAAGCCAAAGAACTGGGGATTGACTTAGAATTAGATAGTCCTCTTTTAAGTAAAATAGTAGAGGAAATAAAAAAATTAGAGGCAAACGGGTTTGAGTTTGAAGCTGCAGAAGCCAGTTTGGAGCTTTTAATCTATCGTTTGATGGGAGAGCCTAAACAGTACTTTGAACTTTTAAGTTACAAAGTGCTTGACCTAAAGTCTTATAAACACGAAGCTCAATCTGAAGCGACAGTGATCGTAAGGGTACCACCTGGTGTAGGAGAAGTAGAACATACTGCAGCCTTAGGCAATGGACCTGTTAACGCCCTTGACAATGCCTTAAGAAAGGCTTTAGAAAGGTTTTATCCTCAAATCAAGGAGATGGAACTTGAAGACTACAAAGTTAGGGTACTCCCGGGACTTCCTGGTACCTCTTCTAAAGTGAGGGTGTTTATCCTTTCTAAAAGTAAAGACAAAAAGTGGGGGACCGTCGGGGTATCAACAGACATTTTAGAGGCAAGCTGTCAAGCCTTGATAGATTCCTACACTTATAAACTTTTTCTTGACAAAAGAAAAAAATAA